From Pempheris klunzingeri isolate RE-2024b chromosome 18, fPemKlu1.hap1, whole genome shotgun sequence, a single genomic window includes:
- the LOC139217574 gene encoding alpha-1-antitrypsin homolog, with amino-acid sequence MACHKLYSPNADFAFALYKSLNAKAAAGQNIIFSPLGISTVLSMMSTGARGETHRQLFSSLGYSDLNQTQVNEASKHLLDHMHGHSQENQQLDVGNGVALHSDFIPLETFVKDVKQYYSGEIFSVDFTKPAEAAAEINSFIANKTHDKIKDMVKDLNSEMALVLINYVYFKGQWEKPFNSEMTRKADFHVDETTKVQVDMMKRTGHYKSYWDAENHTTVIMLPYKGNTSMMIVLPNEGKMSEVEGYISKEHIKHWLHSVSMNYVWVSLPKFSISADASLSDTLKEMGITNAFENSADFSGISGKAEIKLSKASHATVLSVTERGTEAAAISIMEMIFLCLPRSIIVNRPFLVFILENSSESILFMGKINNPTAK; translated from the exons ATGGCCTGCCATAAGCTGTATTCTCCAAATGCTGACTTCGCCTTTGCCCTGTATAAAAGTCTGAACGCCAaggctgctgctggacagaACATCATCTTCTCACCGCTGGGCATCTCCACCGTCCTGTCCATGATGTCTACAGGGGCCCGAGGTGAAACCCACAGACAGCTCTTCTCCAGCTTGGGCTACAGCGACTTAAACCAGACTCAGGTCAACGAAGCATCCAAGCATCTTTTGGACCACATGCACGGACACAGTCAGGAGAACCAGCAGCTGGATGTGGGTAATGGTGTCGCCCTACACTCTGACTTCATTCCTTTGGAGACGTTCGTGAAGGATGTCAAGCAGTACTACTCCGGTGAGATCTTCAGTGTCGACTTTACCAAAcctgctgaggctgctgctgagatCAACAGCTTCATTGCTAATAAAACCCATGACAAGATAAAAGATATGGTGAAGGACCTGAACTCTGAGATGGCCCTGGTGCTGATCAACTATGTCTACTTCAAAG GACAGTGGGAGAAACCCTTTAATAGTGAAATGACACGCAAGGCAGACTTCCATGTGGACGAGACCACCAAGGTTCAGGTGGACATGATGAAGAGGACGGGTCACTATAAGTCCTACTGGGATGCTGAAAACCACACCACCGTCATCATGCTGCCCTACAAGGGCAACACCTCCATGATGATCGTCCTGCCCAACGAAGGCAAGATGAGCGAGGTAGAGGGCTACATCAGCAAGGAGCACATCAAGCACTGGCTGCACTCAGTCTCCATGAA CTATGTGTGGGTGTCCCTGCCAAAGTTTTCCATCTCTGCTGATGCCTCCTTGAGTGACACGCTGAAAGAAATGGGCATAACCAACGCTTTTGAGAACAGCGCTGATTTCTCTGGCATATCTGGCAAGGCCGAGATCAAACTTTCAAAG GCGTCCCACGCGACAGTACTGAGCGTCACCGAGAGGGgaacagaggcagcagccaTCAGCATTATGGAAATGATATTTCTCTGTTTGCCACGATCCATCATAGTTAACAGACCCTTCCTGGTTTTCATCCTCGAGAACTCCAGCGAGAGCATCCTCTTCATGGGCAAGATCAACAACCCCACAGCCAAGTAA